From the Gramella sp. Hel_I_59 genome, one window contains:
- a CDS encoding DEAD/DEAH box helicase, whose protein sequence is MSFETGLYEQLINKLITNKLESLDCQEFHISKTALDKEEASQYLSLYLSETIRFALNEIKDKDRPLKQIEISNKIISLLAAELKNLDLTNNLIENEGKILEAVFSKSNFPYSNLKDRLKEITPYTRLSQSELFTGNNTGISLESEIKKEILSADSICWLVSFIKYSGIRIFKKELEEFTHSGKKLKIITTSYMGATDAKAVEYLSSLPNTEIKVSYNVEHERLHAKAYLFLRNSGFHTGYIGSSNLSRSALTNGLEWNLKVTTQEISHIIDKFQKTFDTYWEDPEFENYNNGRDREKLISSLKRQSSYGTNQITTFFDLKPYPYQEEILAKLDSERIIHKRNKNLVVAATGTGKTVISAFDFKRFRNSNPNTKFLFVAHRKEILEQAQKTFQHVLRDSNFGELWVGGYEPEKYDQLFASVQTLNSRLKNLEIDESFFDYIVVDEVHHIKADSYRPILRRFKPEILLGLTATPERMDGGDITEDFHHKIAAEIRLPEALNRKLLSPFQYFALSDSIDLTNVSWKNGRYEIKELTKLYTENDRRVGDILKNCDEYLTDVHDVQALGFCVSQDHAKYMADKFTIAGLKADYLISGNSSNRAVLKDRLTKKEINYLFVVDIFNEGVDIPEIDTVLFLRPTESLTIFLQQLGRGLRLAENKDCLTVLDFVGNAKPEYDFEHKFRALIGRTHTSIIKEIEDEFPHLPLGCSIILERKAKDIILTNIREATEFRRPELLRKIQNFKHHSSRILTIDNFLDFHHLEIQQIYKKGSWKRLCADAGIIQQFEEPNEKEISNFISSRLIHCNSVSYLTFIKQLYNNSFEVSNDSEIDHLKTLMLHYDIWQKSGPDLNFDDLQSSLNQIKTNPVMIQEIVEVVDYCLDRIDFIEKPINLGFPFPLKIHSRYNRNQILVAIRRHKFDKAKPSREGASYEKSINTEALFVTLKKSDKDYSPTTMYEDYALNKNLFHWQTQNSASPNTPKGQAYIQSEKNVLLFVREQAKDEYGFTMGYVFLGEAIFQSHSGEKPMNIEWKLEEPMPPFILKESQKLAVG, encoded by the coding sequence ATGAGTTTTGAAACGGGTCTTTACGAGCAGCTAATTAATAAGCTTATAACAAATAAGTTAGAATCACTTGACTGCCAAGAATTTCATATTAGTAAAACAGCGTTAGACAAAGAGGAAGCATCCCAATATCTAAGTCTTTATTTGTCAGAAACAATTCGTTTTGCTTTAAATGAAATTAAAGACAAGGATAGACCCTTGAAGCAAATTGAGATATCTAATAAGATCATAAGTTTATTGGCTGCAGAGCTTAAAAATTTAGATTTAACCAACAATCTTATAGAAAATGAAGGAAAGATACTGGAGGCCGTATTTTCAAAATCTAATTTTCCTTATTCCAACCTAAAAGATAGACTCAAAGAAATTACACCCTATACTCGCCTAAGTCAAAGTGAACTTTTCACAGGAAATAATACTGGAATATCTTTAGAAAGTGAGATTAAAAAAGAAATTCTTTCGGCTGATTCTATATGTTGGTTAGTATCATTTATTAAATACTCAGGAATTCGAATTTTTAAAAAGGAACTTGAAGAGTTCACGCATAGTGGTAAAAAATTAAAAATTATCACAACGTCCTACATGGGTGCTACAGATGCGAAAGCCGTAGAATATTTATCTTCTTTACCTAATACTGAAATCAAAGTATCCTATAATGTAGAGCATGAACGACTACATGCGAAGGCATACTTATTCCTGAGAAATTCAGGTTTTCATACAGGTTATATAGGCTCATCTAATCTCTCGAGATCTGCCTTAACCAACGGTCTAGAATGGAACTTGAAAGTGACAACCCAAGAGATCTCTCATATTATAGATAAGTTTCAGAAGACATTTGATACTTACTGGGAAGATCCAGAATTCGAAAATTATAATAACGGTAGAGATAGAGAGAAACTAATTAGTTCCTTAAAAAGACAGAGTTCTTACGGAACAAATCAAATCACTACATTTTTCGATCTAAAACCTTATCCCTATCAGGAAGAAATATTAGCCAAGCTCGATTCTGAAAGAATTATTCATAAAAGAAATAAGAACCTGGTGGTGGCTGCAACAGGAACCGGTAAAACAGTCATTTCTGCTTTCGATTTTAAACGATTTAGAAATTCAAATCCAAATACGAAATTTCTATTTGTTGCGCACCGAAAAGAAATTCTAGAGCAAGCCCAAAAGACGTTTCAACATGTTTTACGAGACTCTAATTTTGGGGAATTGTGGGTAGGAGGCTATGAACCCGAAAAGTATGATCAGCTCTTTGCTTCCGTTCAAACTTTAAACAGTCGATTAAAGAACTTAGAGATAGATGAGAGCTTCTTCGATTATATTGTAGTAGATGAAGTACATCATATCAAAGCCGATAGTTATAGACCAATATTAAGAAGATTCAAACCTGAAATACTTTTAGGCCTTACCGCTACACCTGAAAGAATGGATGGTGGTGATATTACTGAAGATTTTCATCATAAAATTGCAGCTGAAATTCGGCTTCCTGAAGCATTAAATAGAAAGTTATTATCTCCATTCCAATATTTCGCACTTTCCGATTCTATTGATTTAACGAATGTAAGTTGGAAAAACGGCAGATACGAGATTAAAGAATTAACTAAGCTCTATACTGAAAATGATAGGCGGGTTGGGGATATCCTCAAAAATTGTGATGAATACCTTACAGATGTTCATGATGTGCAAGCTTTAGGTTTTTGTGTGAGTCAGGACCATGCAAAGTATATGGCTGATAAGTTTACAATTGCTGGGTTGAAAGCAGATTACCTAATAAGTGGGAATAGCTCCAATAGGGCAGTTTTGAAAGATAGACTCACTAAAAAGGAAATTAATTACTTATTCGTCGTTGATATTTTTAATGAGGGTGTTGATATTCCAGAAATTGATACGGTCCTATTTTTGCGTCCTACCGAAAGTCTAACGATATTTTTGCAGCAATTAGGAAGAGGACTTCGCTTAGCCGAGAATAAAGATTGTCTTACAGTTTTAGATTTTGTAGGAAATGCAAAACCAGAATATGATTTTGAACATAAATTCAGAGCATTAATTGGGAGAACACATACTTCTATTATCAAAGAAATCGAAGATGAATTCCCGCATTTGCCACTAGGCTGCTCGATTATTTTAGAGCGGAAAGCTAAAGATATAATACTAACCAATATTAGAGAAGCTACGGAATTTAGAAGACCTGAGCTTCTTAGAAAAATTCAAAACTTCAAACATCATTCTTCAAGAATTCTTACTATAGATAATTTCTTAGATTTCCATCATCTTGAAATACAGCAAATTTATAAAAAAGGAAGTTGGAAAAGACTTTGTGCAGATGCCGGTATAATCCAGCAATTTGAAGAACCTAATGAAAAAGAAATATCAAATTTTATAAGTAGCAGGTTGATACATTGCAATTCAGTAAGTTACCTCACTTTTATAAAGCAACTGTATAATAATAGTTTTGAAGTTTCTAACGATTCTGAAATAGATCATTTGAAAACTTTGATGCTCCATTATGACATATGGCAAAAATCTGGTCCAGACCTCAATTTCGACGACTTACAGTCAAGCTTGAATCAAATCAAGACAAATCCTGTAATGATTCAGGAAATCGTGGAAGTTGTTGATTATTGTCTAGATAGGATAGATTTTATTGAGAAACCTATTAATCTTGGATTCCCATTCCCATTAAAAATTCATAGTCGTTATAATCGTAACCAAATTCTTGTAGCCATTAGAAGGCATAAGTTTGACAAGGCTAAACCAAGTAGGGAAGGAGCATCTTATGAAAAATCTATAAATACTGAGGCATTGTTTGTCACCCTTAAAAAGTCTGATAAAGATTATTCACCTACTACTATGTATGAGGATTATGCATTAAATAAAAATCTATTTCACTGGCAGACTCAAAATAGTGCATCTCCAAATACACCAAAAGGGCAAGCGTATATTCAAAGTGAAAAAAACGTCCTATTATTTGT